The following are encoded together in the Acidimicrobiales bacterium genome:
- a CDS encoding steroid 3-ketoacyl-CoA thiolase has product LGCSGAKLLATLVNELERTGGRYGLQTMCEGGGMANAMIIERLG; this is encoded by the coding sequence CTCGGATGCTCCGGCGCCAAGCTGCTGGCCACGCTGGTCAACGAGCTCGAGCGCACTGGTGGTCGCTACGGCCTCCAGACGATGTGCGAGGGCGGCGGCATGGCCAACGCCATGATCATCGAGCGCTTGGGCTAG